A stretch of the Pedobacter sp. MC2016-14 genome encodes the following:
- the ricT gene encoding regulatory iron-sulfur-containing complex subunit RicT — MGCGSCSTGGGCAPSGCKSNGSCLTGGCGKMEVQDWLSNLDMPSNYKPFQVIEVKFKGARKEFFLNNDNIYLEIGELVAVEGPTGGYDIGHVSLTGELVRIQMKRRKTPLDQVTRKIYRKATEQDVDKWKIAKDLEWETMHKARTLALELRLSMKISDVDYQGDKTKATFFYTAEGRVDFRELIKKMAETFRIRIEMRQIGMRQEAGRLGGIGSCGRELCCSTWLTNFKTVSTAAARYQNLSLNTLKLAGQCGKLKCCLNYELDTYLDALKDIPDRIESLQTEIGVARHQKTDIFKKLMWFAYPNTEDWIPLKVDRVKEIMAMNKKGMKPVSLKDDAVELKTAAAVEKTPDYENVVGQDSLTRMDDKNRSRSGRNHNNKGGANRNGKPGQPQGKPAQQHKPAQQSKPAPQLKAPQQVKPVQQGPKQQSAPVAKVQVEGGNTGEANGSTQPTGNRNNRNRNNRRRNKPASDKPKNE, encoded by the coding sequence ATGGGATGTGGAAGTTGTTCTACAGGTGGCGGTTGCGCCCCCTCAGGCTGCAAAAGTAATGGCTCATGCCTTACCGGCGGATGCGGAAAAATGGAAGTTCAGGACTGGCTGTCTAATTTAGACATGCCATCAAATTATAAGCCTTTTCAGGTTATTGAAGTAAAGTTTAAAGGAGCAAGGAAAGAGTTTTTCCTGAATAACGATAACATTTATTTAGAAATTGGAGAGCTGGTTGCGGTAGAAGGACCTACTGGTGGCTACGATATCGGCCATGTTTCCTTAACAGGAGAATTGGTGCGGATCCAAATGAAAAGGCGTAAAACACCACTGGACCAGGTAACCAGAAAGATATACAGAAAGGCTACTGAACAGGATGTTGACAAGTGGAAAATTGCCAAGGATTTGGAGTGGGAAACCATGCACAAAGCCAGGACACTGGCACTGGAACTGCGCTTATCTATGAAGATTAGTGATGTGGATTACCAGGGCGACAAAACCAAGGCTACCTTTTTCTATACGGCTGAAGGTCGTGTAGATTTTAGGGAACTGATCAAAAAAATGGCCGAAACCTTCCGGATCAGGATTGAAATGCGCCAGATTGGGATGCGCCAGGAGGCCGGAAGGCTTGGTGGAATTGGTTCTTGTGGCAGGGAGTTGTGTTGTTCTACCTGGCTCACCAACTTTAAAACGGTTTCTACGGCTGCCGCAAGGTATCAGAATTTGTCTTTAAATACACTTAAGCTGGCCGGACAATGTGGTAAGCTGAAATGCTGTTTAAATTATGAATTGGATACTTATCTTGATGCGTTAAAGGATATTCCGGACCGCATTGAAAGCTTGCAAACTGAAATTGGCGTGGCCCGTCATCAGAAAACGGACATTTTTAAGAAGCTGATGTGGTTTGCTTATCCGAATACGGAAGACTGGATTCCTTTGAAGGTGGATAGGGTTAAAGAAATCATGGCTATGAATAAAAAGGGCATGAAACCGGTAAGTCTTAAAGATGATGCTGTTGAGCTGAAAACTGCAGCAGCGGTAGAGAAAACCCCGGACTACGAAAACGTGGTTGGTCAGGATAGTCTGACCCGTATGGACGATAAAAACAGGAGCAGATCGGGCCGTAATCACAACAATAAAGGCGGTGCTAACCGTAATGGAAAACCAGGCCAGCCTCAAGGTAAACCTGCGCAACAGCATAAACCGGCACAGCAAAGTAAGCCTGCGCCGCAATTGAAGGCACCACAACAGGTAAAACCTGTGCAGCAGGGCCCTAAGCAGCAATCTGCACCAGTAGCTAAAGTTCAGGTTGAGGGGGGAAATACCGGAGAAGCCAATGGTTCAACTCAGCCTACAGGAAATAGAAATAACAGGAACAGGAATAACCGGAGGCGTAATAAGCCCGCATCGGATAAGCCGAAGAATGAATAG
- a CDS encoding gliding motility lipoprotein GldH, with product MNRYQLFVRCFLGVAAIFLFGCTNGNLVDINIEMPQRNWSYVNKIKASVDINDASKPYKLYFRLRNTADYGYSNVFVLLHIKPAGQKKLSKRYEFKMAEADGKWLGSGSGNLFTHNWAMLTQYYFPAAGRYEIEIEQNMRDNPLKEVSDAGLSIALDER from the coding sequence ATGAATAGGTATCAGCTTTTTGTACGTTGTTTTTTAGGGGTTGCGGCCATATTTTTGTTTGGCTGTACTAATGGTAATCTGGTTGACATCAATATTGAGATGCCTCAGCGCAACTGGAGTTATGTGAATAAGATTAAAGCCAGTGTTGACATCAACGATGCAAGTAAGCCATATAAGCTCTATTTCAGGCTGCGTAACACTGCTGATTATGGCTATTCTAATGTCTTTGTATTACTTCATATTAAACCAGCCGGGCAAAAGAAATTGAGCAAAAGATACGAATTTAAGATGGCTGAGGCAGACGGAAAATGGCTTGGATCTGGTTCGGGGAACTTGTTTACGCACAACTGGGCCATGCTAACCCAGTACTATTTTCCGGCAGCAGGACGGTACGAGATAGAGATAGAGCAGAACATGCGGGATAACCCCTTAAAAGAGGTTAGCGATGCTGGTTTAAGCATAGCGCTAGATGAGCGGTAG
- a CDS encoding SusC/RagA family TonB-linked outer membrane protein, with translation MKKLILSLFVFLCFAGAALAQERTVTGTVTDTDGGLPLPGVSVRVIGAQGGTITSVDGRYSIKVPSGGTGLQFSFIGYVSQTLTLGTSSVVNVVLATDSKSLGEVVVTAMGIRREAKSLGYTVTKVSGEEITKARETNVVNALTGKVAGVRVSAQSGTLGGSSKIVIRGGSSFNDSGQPLFVVDGLPVNNGSPQISTTSGAVPQGSAGADFGNRAADINSDDIESMVVLKGAAATALYGARAKNGAIVITTKRGAKGQSSISFNSSARFDNILKLPDLQNEYAQGTQGLYNTETLNAWGPKLTEVQGRTFPDFLGNQVPLVAHPDNAKNFFRTGQTFINAISFDGADEKSDYRLGYTSTIQTGIVDKQKLNKNALSFNSGRKLSDKFEARASINYVRTKGEGMPTQSSNDPNVLIGTNYIPTNFDIEQLRDNYYDDVLKAQIPITTSRNGNNPFWIINNNTSTSVVDRVFGNGILTYKPISWLTISDNIGTDFYNESRFIPTRIGTIGALTGNFLSANLYNRVINNDLIVTADRKLSDDLDLKIIAGHNIYETYSRSDQAYAQNLTVDQLYNFSNAASIINQNTSAKRRIVGVYGDIGLSYRDYLFLNVTGRNDYSSTLSKENNSYFYPSVSSGFVFSELLPKNDWLSYGKLRASWANVGSDSDPYLLAFVYSGQSTAFAQYGFGSSFPFNGVLAYSIPSIIPNPNLKPQNQNSLEFGTELKFLKNRISLDVTYYNSNTTDQIVNLALPQSTGFASKTVNAGSIRNSGIEVALGLVPVQSRDFRWNLDVNFAKNKQVVTLPEDVASYSIASGWSGLQVKVESGKAFGIYGSAWERDPNGNIVIDANTGLRKTIVDQRLGNTAPDWTMGINNTLSYKNFNLSFLVDIKEGGIMFSNTVATLRSTGLAEETLANRGNIFIDKGVIKQGNNYVTNTVPVQSMEDYWGQYTSTNTESSIFNSSFIKLREVNLSYRIPAGFLQKRLKFIKGLEAGLEGRNLWLIKSYVPHIDPESNLFGTSSNGDGVEFNNFPATRTIGFNLRVKI, from the coding sequence ATGAAAAAACTTATACTAAGTTTGTTCGTATTCCTATGCTTTGCAGGAGCTGCGTTGGCACAGGAGCGGACGGTTACTGGTACGGTTACAGACACAGATGGCGGATTACCGTTACCTGGGGTTAGCGTACGTGTGATAGGCGCTCAAGGAGGAACGATTACATCAGTTGATGGTAGGTACAGCATCAAAGTGCCTTCAGGAGGTACAGGATTACAATTTTCATTTATTGGTTATGTATCGCAAACATTGACATTAGGTACGTCAAGCGTAGTTAATGTAGTTTTGGCAACTGATTCCAAATCTCTTGGCGAAGTGGTAGTTACTGCGATGGGAATTAGACGTGAAGCAAAGTCGCTTGGTTATACTGTGACAAAAGTTAGCGGGGAGGAAATTACAAAAGCAAGAGAAACGAATGTTGTGAATGCGTTAACAGGAAAAGTTGCTGGTGTGAGAGTTAGTGCCCAATCGGGTACTTTAGGGGGTTCTTCTAAAATTGTAATTCGTGGCGGATCTTCCTTCAACGACTCTGGTCAGCCTTTATTTGTAGTTGATGGTTTACCTGTTAATAATGGTTCGCCTCAGATATCAACTACATCTGGCGCTGTGCCACAAGGTAGTGCCGGAGCTGATTTTGGTAATCGTGCAGCAGATATAAATTCTGATGACATAGAGTCGATGGTCGTTTTGAAAGGCGCCGCTGCAACAGCATTGTATGGTGCTAGAGCTAAAAATGGAGCGATTGTGATTACGACAAAAAGAGGAGCAAAAGGGCAGTCATCCATCTCCTTCAATTCTTCAGCTAGATTTGACAATATTTTGAAGCTGCCTGATTTACAAAATGAATATGCACAAGGTACTCAGGGTTTATATAATACAGAAACTTTAAATGCTTGGGGACCTAAACTAACAGAAGTTCAAGGACGTACTTTTCCTGACTTTTTAGGAAATCAAGTTCCTTTGGTTGCTCATCCTGATAATGCTAAGAATTTTTTTAGAACAGGTCAAACTTTTATTAATGCAATTTCATTCGACGGTGCTGACGAAAAAAGCGATTATCGTCTTGGCTACACGAGTACAATTCAAACAGGAATTGTTGATAAGCAGAAATTAAATAAAAATGCGCTCTCTTTTAATTCGGGTCGCAAGCTCTCAGATAAATTTGAGGCTCGTGCTAGCATAAATTATGTTAGGACTAAAGGGGAGGGGATGCCCACTCAAAGCTCTAATGATCCTAACGTTTTAATCGGGACAAATTATATTCCTACAAATTTTGACATAGAGCAGCTTAGAGATAATTATTATGATGATGTTTTAAAGGCGCAAATTCCAATCACTACTAGCAGAAACGGAAATAATCCATTTTGGATTATTAACAATAATACCTCTACTAGTGTAGTTGATAGGGTTTTTGGAAATGGTATTCTTACTTATAAACCTATTTCTTGGTTAACCATTTCCGATAATATTGGGACAGATTTTTACAATGAAAGTCGTTTTATACCGACTAGAATAGGTACAATTGGTGCACTTACAGGTAATTTCTTGTCAGCTAATCTCTACAATAGAGTTATAAATAATGACCTTATTGTAACCGCAGACCGGAAATTAAGCGATGACCTTGATTTAAAAATCATTGCGGGACACAATATTTATGAAACGTATTCTAGATCTGATCAAGCATATGCACAGAACTTAACAGTTGATCAACTATATAATTTTTCAAACGCCGCTTCTATAATAAATCAGAATACATCCGCTAAACGAAGAATTGTAGGTGTATATGGAGATATAGGGTTGTCTTATAGGGATTACCTGTTTCTGAACGTTACAGGACGTAATGACTACAGTTCAACCTTGTCTAAGGAAAATAATTCTTATTTTTATCCCTCTGTAAGTAGTGGATTTGTTTTTAGTGAACTTCTGCCCAAAAATGATTGGCTAAGTTATGGTAAATTAAGAGCGAGTTGGGCAAATGTAGGAAGTGATAGTGATCCATACTTGTTGGCTTTTGTATATAGTGGACAATCGACTGCTTTCGCGCAGTATGGATTTGGTTCTAGCTTTCCATTTAATGGCGTATTAGCTTATAGCATCCCTTCAATTATACCGAATCCTAATTTGAAGCCTCAGAATCAAAATTCGCTGGAATTTGGTACCGAATTGAAATTCCTAAAGAATAGAATTAGCTTAGATGTTACCTATTACAACTCAAATACTACTGACCAGATTGTTAATCTTGCATTACCTCAATCTACTGGTTTTGCTTCGAAAACAGTAAATGCTGGCTCAATAAGAAATAGCGGTATTGAGGTAGCATTAGGTTTAGTTCCTGTACAGTCTAGAGATTTTAGATGGAATTTGGATGTTAATTTTGCTAAGAACAAGCAGGTTGTTACCCTACCTGAAGATGTTGCATCTTATTCTATAGCTAGTGGATGGAGCGGTTTACAGGTTAAAGTGGAGAGTGGAAAGGCATTTGGAATCTATGGATCTGCCTGGGAACGTGATCCTAATGGAAATATCGTAATTGACGCCAACACTGGATTAAGAAAAACCATTGTAGACCAGCGTCTTGGTAATACTGCGCCTGATTGGACAATGGGAATTAATAATACTTTGTCATATAAAAACTTTAACTTAAGCTTTCTTGTTGATATTAAAGAAGGTGGTATAATGTTCTCAAATACTGTTGCTACATTAAGAAGTACAGGTTTAGCTGAAGAGACTTTGGCTAATAGGGGGAATATATTTATTGATAAGGGAGTTATTAAACAAGGTAATAACTACGTAACCAATACAGTGCCGGTTCAGAGTATGGAGGATTATTGGGGTCAGTATACGTCTACGAATACTGAGTCAAGCATTTTCAATTCTTCATTTATCAAGCTTCGGGAAGTTAACTTATCCTACAGAATTCCAGCAGGATTCTTACAAAAAAGATTGAAATTTATTAAAGGATTAGAGGCGGGATTAGAAGGACGTAATTTATGGCTTATTAAGTCATATGTTCCGCATATTGATCCGGAATCAAACCTTTTTGGAACATCTAGTAATGGTGATGGTGTTGAATTCAATAACTTCCCTGCAACGAGAACTATAGGATTTAATTTACGTGTGAAAATTTAA
- a CDS encoding DUF3857 domain-containing transglutaminase family protein, with amino-acid sequence MKKIITTVLMFSSMHVAAQNPYDVDKIPAELLTNASVVLRLEQQTFDVRNASHATYTNKVVLTIVNKNGEDESAMREFYDKFSSISSLRASMYDAKGNKIKDYKLADFKDRSAISDGTIYDDGRLKELDFLNATYPYTIEYSYNKDYYGITSYPSWSPVGSFNYAVEKSEYVFKIPEGMTFKYIKSPGLKTDSVKVKGKTEYKWSTVNFKPLDYEPLSAGIKNVSPWVMLAPNDFEYDSSVGNLENWKNVGAWIYKLNSEPQILPPAVKTRVAALVSDAKTPKEKIKRLYNYLQGNTRYVSVQLGVGGFKPINADKVAAVNYGDCKALSNYMKALLNEVNIPSNLVVIGYDMPSMNPTFASLNQANHMILCVPLQKDTVWLECTSQHVPAGHLNGGCSDKNVLLVTADGGKLVRTPIYRPEDNFQKRKTTVAFNDEGVADINMLTSYGDGQYDDCYYMQFLEPFEQRKRVINGLNIPNLQLGTLKYDQPDKSVAVINESISLKCPKLLTSGADKLFLTLNLTNRKESVPAKVEERKTFFGVPYGYRDEDEIVYTIPKGYKVDFLPKEVVIESEFGKYTAKAVMKDNTVIYTRTQTMLGKKYAPEKYNSLVDFYKKVYQADKVKGVLAKVEQ; translated from the coding sequence TTGAAAAAAATAATTACCACTGTATTGATGTTTAGCAGCATGCATGTTGCTGCGCAAAACCCTTATGATGTAGACAAAATTCCTGCAGAGTTGCTTACCAATGCTTCTGTGGTATTGAGATTGGAGCAACAGACTTTTGATGTCAGGAATGCCAGTCATGCAACTTATACCAATAAGGTGGTGTTGACCATCGTGAACAAAAATGGCGAAGACGAGTCTGCTATGAGGGAGTTTTACGATAAGTTCTCCAGTATTTCGAGCTTGAGGGCCAGTATGTACGATGCAAAAGGAAATAAAATCAAAGATTATAAACTGGCTGATTTTAAAGACCGGAGTGCCATTTCTGATGGAACGATTTATGATGATGGACGTTTAAAGGAGCTGGACTTTTTGAATGCAACCTATCCTTATACGATTGAGTACAGTTACAATAAGGATTATTATGGGATCACCAGTTACCCTTCCTGGAGCCCTGTTGGATCTTTCAATTATGCGGTAGAGAAGTCTGAATATGTATTTAAGATTCCGGAGGGAATGACTTTTAAATACATCAAGAGCCCGGGCCTGAAAACGGACTCTGTAAAAGTGAAAGGCAAAACGGAATACAAATGGAGTACGGTAAATTTTAAACCGCTGGATTATGAGCCTTTAAGCGCAGGGATTAAAAATGTTAGTCCCTGGGTGATGCTGGCGCCAAATGATTTTGAATATGACAGTTCAGTCGGTAATTTGGAGAACTGGAAAAACGTTGGGGCCTGGATTTACAAATTAAATAGTGAGCCCCAGATTTTGCCTCCTGCGGTAAAAACAAGGGTTGCTGCATTGGTAAGTGATGCTAAAACACCAAAGGAGAAAATAAAACGCCTGTACAATTACCTGCAGGGGAATACCCGTTATGTGAGCGTGCAGCTTGGCGTGGGTGGATTTAAGCCCATTAATGCGGATAAAGTTGCGGCAGTAAATTACGGTGATTGTAAAGCCTTGTCTAACTACATGAAAGCTTTGTTAAATGAAGTTAATATTCCTTCTAACCTGGTGGTGATTGGTTATGATATGCCATCGATGAACCCGACGTTTGCGAGTTTAAACCAGGCCAACCACATGATTTTATGCGTGCCCTTACAAAAAGATACGGTTTGGCTGGAATGTACGAGTCAGCATGTTCCTGCAGGCCATTTAAATGGTGGCTGTTCTGATAAAAACGTATTGCTGGTGACAGCGGATGGCGGCAAACTAGTGCGCACACCAATCTACCGGCCTGAAGATAATTTTCAAAAGCGGAAAACTACGGTTGCTTTTAATGATGAGGGAGTGGCGGACATCAATATGCTGACTTCTTATGGCGACGGGCAATATGATGATTGTTATTACATGCAGTTTCTGGAGCCATTTGAACAGCGGAAACGCGTTATTAACGGATTAAATATCCCAAACCTGCAGTTGGGGACCTTAAAGTATGATCAGCCAGATAAATCGGTTGCGGTAATCAATGAAAGTATCAGTTTAAAATGTCCGAAACTGTTAACCAGTGGTGCGGATAAACTGTTTCTGACGCTAAACCTGACCAATAGAAAGGAAAGCGTGCCCGCAAAAGTAGAGGAAAGAAAAACTTTTTTTGGCGTTCCTTACGGTTATCGTGATGAGGATGAGATTGTTTACACTATTCCTAAAGGGTATAAGGTTGATTTTTTACCTAAAGAGGTGGTTATTGAATCTGAATTTGGGAAATATACGGCTAAGGCAGTGATGAAAGATAATACGGTGATTTATACACGTACCCAAACAATGCTGGGTAAAAAATATGCACCTGAAAAATACAATTCGCTGGTAGATTTTTACAAGAAAGTTTACCAGGCAGATAAGGTTAAGGGTGTGTTGGCAAAGGTAGAGCAGTAA
- a CDS encoding M14 metallopeptidase family protein gives MKHLLRLFLLILVPFTSTFAQKKSPDEYLGYALGSHFTPHQRVVDYFKYLSAGEKKIKLVSYGKTYEGRELMVAIVSSAENIEHLEEIRRNNLSLRKAGKTAIDLKKQPAILWLSYNVHGNEASSTETAMKMLFALTTGQEKGINDWIKNTVVVIDPCLNPDGRERYVNFFTGVKGKNPDANPDAREHSEPWPRGRSNHYYYDLNRDWAWQTQVETQQRLALYHQWMPEVHVDFHEQSYNEPYYFAPAAEPVHQDITAFQRAFQVTVGKNNAKYFDENGWQYFTKERFDLLYPSYGDTYPLYNGAIGMTYEQGGINAGLAVVTAAGDTLTLKDRIDHHYTTGIATLETVSSHAHLLLREFKKYFEQSIVSPPGNYESFVVKADNLDKVKKLAELLKRNHIEFAYGGDRTLNGYNFETQKNNTYKIERNDLVVNLHQSAAVLANVLFEPKTFITDSNTYDITAWALPYAYGLTAYANKEAVKGLYRDIEEGKPDVARVKKPYAWILPWNATSDAQILMILQKAGVRVRFAETGFQVEGRDYGQGSLLVYRAENEKKIRELPALMESLEKKYHKSFYTIASGFVEKGRDLGTSGYQLLKVAKVGVVSGPDISSQAVGQVWHIFEQELDGKVTLIDVEDLAELDINVINVLILPDGKYPKDLNERLDNWIGRGGKVILMEDAITAVAGKKPFEIKKKEPSKKEEKENVAVYSNKERDDFAEAIPGAIYKVNLDKSHPLTFGLGKYYYTLKTDDKIYEPLTKGYNVGVLKSDSFMAGIVGKNVQSRLNTGLLFGVQSYGKGTIIYLAPDVLFRSFWENGKGLFMNAVFLVN, from the coding sequence ATGAAACATTTGCTGCGTCTTTTTTTGTTGATCCTTGTTCCGTTTACCAGCACCTTTGCTCAGAAAAAATCACCTGATGAGTATCTTGGCTACGCTTTAGGAAGTCATTTTACCCCGCATCAAAGGGTGGTAGATTATTTTAAGTATCTAAGCGCCGGGGAAAAAAAAATAAAGCTGGTAAGCTATGGTAAGACGTATGAAGGACGTGAGTTGATGGTGGCAATAGTCTCTTCGGCAGAAAATATAGAGCATTTGGAGGAGATCAGGCGGAATAACCTCTCCTTGCGAAAAGCCGGAAAGACAGCTATAGACCTCAAAAAGCAACCTGCTATTTTATGGTTAAGTTATAATGTTCATGGTAATGAGGCCAGTTCTACGGAGACAGCGATGAAAATGCTTTTTGCATTGACTACGGGACAAGAGAAAGGCATAAATGACTGGATAAAAAATACTGTAGTGGTGATAGATCCATGCCTGAACCCCGATGGAAGGGAACGCTACGTAAATTTCTTTACCGGGGTAAAAGGTAAAAATCCGGATGCTAATCCGGATGCGAGGGAGCATAGTGAGCCCTGGCCAAGGGGCAGGTCAAACCATTATTATTATGACCTTAACCGTGACTGGGCATGGCAAACGCAGGTGGAGACGCAGCAACGTCTGGCTTTATACCATCAGTGGATGCCAGAAGTGCATGTAGATTTTCATGAGCAAAGTTACAATGAACCTTATTATTTTGCACCTGCTGCAGAACCGGTACATCAGGATATTACTGCTTTTCAGCGGGCGTTCCAGGTAACGGTAGGAAAAAATAATGCAAAGTATTTTGATGAAAATGGCTGGCAGTATTTTACTAAGGAAAGGTTTGATTTGCTGTATCCTTCTTATGGAGATACCTATCCGCTGTATAACGGGGCTATTGGAATGACGTATGAGCAGGGCGGAATAAATGCTGGCCTGGCTGTGGTTACTGCTGCGGGTGATACATTGACCTTAAAGGACAGGATTGACCATCATTATACAACAGGGATTGCAACGCTGGAAACGGTATCTTCTCATGCGCATTTATTGTTGAGGGAATTTAAGAAGTATTTTGAACAATCCATTGTTTCGCCTCCAGGGAATTATGAGAGTTTTGTGGTGAAGGCAGACAATCTGGATAAGGTTAAGAAACTGGCTGAATTGCTAAAAAGGAACCATATTGAATTTGCTTATGGCGGAGACAGAACGCTTAACGGATATAATTTTGAAACCCAGAAAAACAATACGTATAAGATTGAAAGGAATGATCTTGTGGTTAACCTGCATCAATCTGCTGCGGTTTTAGCAAATGTACTGTTTGAACCGAAAACCTTTATCACAGATTCTAATACGTATGACATCACTGCCTGGGCTTTGCCTTATGCCTATGGTTTAACAGCCTATGCAAATAAGGAGGCTGTTAAAGGACTTTATCGGGACATAGAGGAGGGGAAACCTGATGTTGCCAGGGTTAAAAAGCCTTATGCCTGGATTTTGCCATGGAACGCTACTTCGGATGCCCAGATTTTAATGATTTTGCAAAAGGCCGGTGTGCGGGTTAGGTTTGCTGAGACAGGATTTCAGGTTGAAGGAAGGGATTATGGGCAGGGTTCTTTGCTGGTTTACAGGGCAGAAAACGAAAAAAAAATCAGGGAACTTCCTGCTTTAATGGAATCGTTGGAAAAGAAGTATCATAAGTCTTTTTACACCATTGCAAGTGGGTTTGTAGAGAAAGGAAGGGATTTAGGGACTTCTGGTTATCAGTTGCTTAAAGTGGCTAAAGTTGGAGTGGTATCGGGCCCGGATATTTCTTCGCAGGCGGTTGGGCAGGTGTGGCATATTTTTGAGCAGGAGCTGGACGGGAAAGTGACTTTAATTGATGTGGAAGATTTGGCGGAACTGGATATTAACGTGATCAACGTTCTTATTTTACCTGATGGGAAGTATCCAAAAGATTTGAACGAAAGGCTGGACAACTGGATTGGCAGGGGAGGAAAGGTGATTTTAATGGAGGATGCGATTACAGCAGTGGCAGGGAAAAAGCCTTTTGAAATTAAAAAGAAGGAACCTTCAAAGAAAGAGGAAAAAGAGAATGTTGCGGTATACAGCAATAAGGAGCGGGATGACTTTGCGGAAGCAATTCCGGGAGCAATTTATAAAGTTAATTTGGATAAAAGTCACCCCTTGACTTTTGGATTGGGTAAATATTATTATACACTAAAAACTGATGATAAAATCTATGAGCCTTTGACTAAAGGTTACAATGTAGGTGTCTTAAAATCAGATTCTTTTATGGCCGGCATTGTGGGTAAGAATGTGCAATCACGCTTAAACACCGGCTTGTTGTTTGGCGTACAATCTTATGGCAAAGGCACGATCATTTACCTTGCGCCGGATGTGTTGTTCCGGTCATTTTGGGAGAATGGAAAAGGCCTGTTTATGAATGCTGTTTTTTTAGTGAATTAG
- the murF gene encoding UDP-N-acetylmuramoyl-tripeptide--D-alanyl-D-alanine ligase, protein MADIELLYQYYLKHRTICTDTRNITEGCLFFALKGDNFDANTFAAKAIADGAAYAIIDNAAYEADSHFILVDNVLQTLQDLARHHRKQLTIPVIGLTGSNGKTTTKELIKAVLAEKYKTFATKGNLNNHIGVPLSLLAMPEDTEIAVIEMGANHQKEIEMLCEIAQPTHGLITNVGMAHLDGFGGFEGVKKGKAELYAYLKQHNGMVFINKNNAYLLEMSSTANLDNLVYYGTETENAVSGHLEKSDPLLELIWNTNSSSYAVKANLTGSYNFENILAAICIGNYFQLTPEQINTGLSGYYPVNNRSQVTKTAQNTVICDFYNANPSSMAAALANLSTLTATRKVAIIGDMFELGPESAQQHQQIAEIAEKVGLENLIFIGQQFYTLKDTHQGLFFNNPTAAADYLVANTIKDSLILLKGSRGMALEKLLPLI, encoded by the coding sequence ATGGCAGACATCGAATTATTATATCAATATTATTTAAAACACAGAACGATCTGTACAGACACCCGAAATATTACCGAAGGATGCCTGTTTTTTGCTTTAAAAGGGGATAACTTCGATGCCAATACATTTGCCGCGAAAGCCATCGCCGATGGTGCTGCTTATGCAATTATTGACAATGCAGCTTATGAGGCCGATTCGCATTTTATACTGGTAGACAACGTACTGCAAACGCTCCAGGACCTTGCCCGTCACCATAGAAAACAATTGACCATTCCAGTAATTGGCCTAACCGGAAGTAATGGAAAAACCACCACCAAAGAATTAATTAAAGCCGTATTGGCCGAGAAATATAAAACCTTTGCCACAAAGGGAAACCTGAACAATCACATTGGCGTACCACTTTCGTTGCTGGCCATGCCAGAAGATACTGAAATTGCAGTCATAGAAATGGGTGCAAACCATCAAAAAGAAATAGAAATGCTTTGCGAAATTGCACAGCCTACCCATGGCCTGATCACCAATGTTGGTATGGCCCATTTAGATGGTTTTGGTGGTTTTGAAGGTGTTAAAAAAGGAAAAGCCGAATTGTATGCGTATTTAAAACAACACAATGGCATGGTGTTTATCAATAAAAACAATGCATATCTGCTGGAAATGAGCAGTACTGCAAACCTCGATAACCTTGTTTATTACGGAACAGAAACGGAAAACGCAGTATCAGGCCATCTTGAAAAATCTGATCCCTTATTAGAACTGATCTGGAATACAAATAGCAGCTCTTACGCAGTTAAAGCAAACCTTACCGGCTCCTATAATTTTGAAAACATCCTCGCAGCCATCTGCATTGGCAATTATTTTCAATTAACACCAGAGCAGATCAACACGGGACTTTCAGGTTATTACCCCGTTAATAACCGCTCACAAGTTACTAAAACAGCACAAAACACAGTAATATGTGATTTCTACAATGCCAATCCAAGTAGCATGGCAGCAGCACTGGCCAATTTATCAACCCTTACTGCGACCAGAAAAGTAGCCATCATTGGCGATATGTTTGAACTTGGGCCAGAATCCGCACAGCAGCATCAGCAAATTGCAGAAATTGCAGAAAAAGTAGGCCTGGAAAACCTGATATTTATCGGGCAGCAATTTTACACTTTAAAAGATACCCATCAGGGCCTCTTTTTTAACAATCCTACAGCAGCAGCAGACTATTTGGTAGCCAATACAATTAAAGATAGCCTTATTTTACTAAAAGGATCACGAGGCATGGCCCTGGAAAAGCTACTACCGCTCATCTAG